One genomic window of Pagrus major chromosome 22, Pma_NU_1.0 includes the following:
- the slc35f6 gene encoding solute carrier family 35 member F6 yields MAWTKYQLFLAGLMLTTGSLNTLSAKWADMFSAKGCHDDPEHPFSHPFVQAVGMFLGELSCLAVFYILLCHDRRRPEPTMNPGQSFNPLLFFPPAMCDMTATSIMYVALNMTSASSFQMLRGAVIIFTGLLSVAFLGRRLAPSQWVGILTTILGLVIVGLADFFSGHRDDEHKLSDVITGDLLIIMAQVIVSVQMVLEEKFVYKHDVHPLRAVGTEGFFGFVVLSLLLIPMYFISVGGFSDNPRQVLEDALDAFCQIGHKPLILLALLGNTVSIAFFNFAGISVTKEISATTRMVLDSLRTLVIWVVSLGLGWEQFHGLQVLGFLVLLLGTALYNGLHRPLLARLPCCAWDGEHR; encoded by the exons ATGGCTTGGACGAAATACCAGCTGTTCCTTGCAGGACTGATGCTCACAACCGGCTCTCTCAACACATTATCGGCAAA ATGGGCTGACATGTTCTCAGCGAAAGGTTGCCATGATGATCCTGAACATCCATTCTCTCACCCATTCGTACAG GCAGTGGGGATGTTTCTGGGTGAGCTGAGCTGTCTTGCAGTCTTCTACATCTTACTTTGCCATGACAGACGTAGGCCAGAGCCCACGATGAACCCGGGCCAGAGCTTCaaccctctcctcttcttccctcccGCCATGTGTGACATGACGGCTACCTCCATCATGTATGTTG ctcTCAACATGACCAGCGCCTCCAGCTTCCAGATGCTGCGTGGGGCCGTCATCATCTTCACCGGTCTGCTCTCTGTGGCGTTCCTGGGCCGACGCCTTGCACCCAGTCAGTGGGTCGGCATCCTCACAACCATCCTCGGCCTGGTGATCGTGGGCCTCGCCGACTTCTTCAGCGGGCACCGCGATGACGAGCACAAACTCAGTGACGTCATCACGG GAGACCTTCTGATCATCATGGCACAGGTCATTGTTTCAGTGCAGATGGTCCTGGAGGAAAAGTTTGTCTACAAACACGATGTCCATCCTCTTCGGGCCGTTGGTACTGAAG GTTTCTTTGGGTTCGTCGTCCTGTCGCTGCTTCTCATCCCAATGTATTTCATCAGTGTTGGCGGGTTCAGCGACAACCCTCGCCAAGTCCTCGAGGACGCGCTGGACGCCTTCTGTCAGATTGGCCACAAGCCTCTCATCCTGTTGGCTCTGCTGGGCAACACTGTCAGCATCGCCTTCTTCAACTTCGCCGGGATCAGCGTCACTAAAGAGATCAGCGCGACCACCCGCATGGTGCTGGACAGCCTGCGCACGCTGGTCATCTGGGTGGTGAGCCTGGGGCTGGGTTGGGAGCAGTTTCACGGCCTGCAGGTGCTCGGCTTcctggtcctgctgctgggcaCGGCGCTCTACAATGGACTGcaccgccccctgctggccaggTTACCGTGCTGCGCCTGGGATGGTGAGCATAGATGA